One part of the Janthinobacterium sp. 17J80-10 genome encodes these proteins:
- the pilV gene encoding type IV pilus modification protein PilV — protein sequence MTTPRKPVASPNKQAGMMLLECLIAILIFSFGILALIGMQTMAVKQVTDAKYRSEAGVLVSQLFGSMWASRQTPATLQDQFGTDKPAYATWAASVSATLPGVNTTTTKPTVTITADGVVTVTVFWAAPNDEKSYAATGSHKYVAVAQIR from the coding sequence ATGACCACGCCCCGTAAACCTGTTGCCTCCCCAAACAAGCAAGCCGGCATGATGCTGCTGGAATGCCTGATTGCGATACTTATTTTTTCATTCGGAATACTTGCGCTGATCGGCATGCAGACGATGGCGGTCAAGCAGGTTACTGATGCTAAATATCGCTCCGAAGCTGGCGTACTGGTCAGCCAGTTGTTTGGCTCGATGTGGGCAAGCAGGCAAACACCTGCAACACTACAAGACCAATTTGGCACAGACAAGCCTGCTTATGCCACCTGGGCAGCCAGCGTATCTGCTACCTTGCCAGGTGTAAACACTACGACGACCAAGCCAACAGTAACGATCACTGCGGACGGTGTGGTGACTGTCACAGTATTCTGGGCAGCGCCCAATGACGAGAAAAGCTACGCAGCGACCGGTAGCCATAAGTACGTTGCTGTCGCACAAATACGGTGA
- a CDS encoding PilW family protein has protein sequence MPHKTKRAIPHTGGFSLVEIMVALVIGMLACIVMLQVFALSEERKRTSTGASDAQSNGVMMFYQLQRDIGQAGFGFNSATVFNCNTTWKVASGSDIATPIPLAPVTINPPATIVPAGDANTDTLLVMYGNGNGQPQGVEIKFGTSEYTVTLPLEFKQNDRVIAAAGGCGAASLFIDQVTQDITQVSDKVKVATGFAGDMLYNLGQSPTVLAYRIHKGNLTVCDYLVNDCSLDAKKDDASIWTPIAPNVVSLRAQYGRDTTGTMDNIPDVYHQITPGSASDTSGIAAGCGWARIPAVRLALVTRSGQYDKEEVTASAPTWAASAADNPAGSTAAAINLSGNTDWKHYRYKTFEGLMPIRNVTWLGVPQGC, from the coding sequence GTGCCACATAAAACCAAACGAGCGATACCTCACACCGGCGGTTTCAGTTTAGTTGAAATCATGGTTGCCCTGGTGATAGGCATGTTGGCTTGCATCGTGATGCTGCAGGTATTTGCGCTTTCGGAAGAGCGCAAGCGAACTTCTACAGGCGCAAGCGACGCTCAGAGTAACGGTGTCATGATGTTTTACCAGTTGCAGCGCGACATTGGGCAGGCAGGATTTGGTTTTAATTCTGCAACTGTGTTTAATTGCAATACGACCTGGAAAGTGGCGTCCGGTTCGGATATCGCTACGCCGATTCCTTTAGCGCCAGTCACCATCAACCCCCCTGCCACCATTGTTCCGGCAGGCGATGCCAATACTGATACCTTGTTGGTGATGTACGGTAATGGCAATGGCCAACCGCAGGGCGTCGAGATCAAGTTCGGCACAAGCGAATATACCGTCACCTTGCCGCTGGAATTCAAACAGAACGACCGGGTCATTGCTGCTGCAGGTGGCTGTGGTGCCGCCAGCCTGTTTATCGATCAAGTTACTCAAGACATTACGCAAGTCTCGGACAAGGTAAAAGTGGCAACGGGCTTTGCTGGCGACATGCTCTATAACCTCGGGCAGTCGCCCACGGTACTTGCGTATCGTATACACAAGGGCAATCTGACGGTATGTGATTATCTCGTAAATGACTGCAGCCTGGACGCCAAGAAAGACGATGCGTCCATTTGGACGCCAATTGCCCCCAATGTTGTCAGCCTCCGTGCGCAATATGGGCGTGATACAACCGGGACAATGGATAACATCCCGGACGTCTACCACCAGATAACACCTGGCAGCGCCAGCGATACGAGCGGCATCGCCGCCGGATGCGGGTGGGCGCGGATTCCCGCCGTGCGCCTGGCGCTGGTGACACGCAGCGGCCAGTACGACAAGGAAGAAGTGACGGCCAGCGCCCCTACCTGGGCAGCGAGCGCGGCCGACAATCCGGCCGGCAGCACAGCAGCAGCCATTAATCTTTCAGGTAATACGGACTGGAAACATTATCGCTATAAGACATTCGAGGGCTTGATGCCAATTCGCAATGTCACTTGGCTGGGAGTACCACAAGGATGTTAA